A window of the Hordeum vulgare subsp. vulgare chromosome 5H, MorexV3_pseudomolecules_assembly, whole genome shotgun sequence genome harbors these coding sequences:
- the LOC123396390 gene encoding uncharacterized protein LOC123396390, which yields MSACAGFIDAVEVEGDDGPDSVSTMTLSPAVAELSGSGVMRSRVVARDNAARVIKTEMLEGGKVSGQLKSQVVEMKLEPAGDGACVAKLRVEYERLDGGGALSAEDQVAIAAGYLDLLKMVEAYLVTHPAEYA from the exons atgtcg GCCTGCGCGGGGTTCATCGACGCCGTGGAGGTTGAGGGCGACGACGGGCCCGACAGCGTCTCCACCATGACGCTCAGCCCGGCGGTGGCGGAGCTATCAGGCTCGGGCGTGATGAGGAGCCGCGTGGTGGCGCGCGACAACGCGGCCAGGGTGATCAAGACGGAGATGCTGGAGGGCGGCAAGGTGAGCGGCCAGCTCAAGTCGCAGGTGGTCGAGATGAAGCTCGAGCCGGCCGGGGACGGTGCTTGTGTGGCGAAGCTCAGGGTGGAGTACGAGAGGCTCGACGGCGGCGGGGCGCTGTCGGCGGAGGACCAGGTGGCTATCGCCGCCGGGTACCTCGACCTGCTCAAGATGGTCGAGGCATACCTGGTCACCCACCCTGCCGAATACGCCTAA
- the LOC123451925 gene encoding pathogenesis-related protein STH-21-like → MVAGCVITEQCALSVSTERLWKVVFSGEETAALPKSCAGFIDAVDIEGDGGPGSIFTMTLSPAAAELSGSGVMRSRVMARDNAARVFKTEVLEGDKVSGQLKSQAVEMKLEAAGDGACVAKLKVEYERLDGGGALSVEDQAALAAGYLDLFKMVEAYLVAHPAEYA, encoded by the coding sequence ATGGTCGCCGGCTGTGTCATCACCGAGCAGTGCGCCCTGTCGGTGTCGACGGAGCGGCTGTGGAAGGTGGTCTTCTCCGGCGAGGAGACGGCCGCCCTGCCCAAGTCCTGTGCGGGCTTCATCGACGCTGTGGACATCGAGGGCGACGGCGGACCCGGCAGCATCTTCACCATGACGCTCAGCCCGGCGGCGGCAGAGCTGTCAGGCTCGGGCGTGATGAGGAGCCGCGTGATGGCCCGCGACAACGCGGCTAGGGTGTTCAAGACGGAGGTGCTGGAGGGCGACAAGGTAAGTGGGCAGCTCAAGTCGCAGGCAGTCGAGATGAAGCTCGAGGCGGCCGGGGATGGTGCTTGCGTGGCGAAGCTCAAGGTAGAGTACGAGAGGCTGGACGGCGGCGGGGCGCTGTCGGTGGAGGACCAGGCGGCGCTCGCCGCTGGGTACCTCGACCTGTTCAAGATGGTCGAGGCATACCTAGTCGCCCATCCTGCCGAGTACGCCTAA
- the LOC123396065 gene encoding major pollen allergen Cor a 1 isoforms 5, 6, 11 and 16-like, whose product MVVGCVITEQCALAVSTERLWKVVYSGEDTAALPKACAGFIDTVDVEGDGGPGSVFTMTLSPAAAELSGSGVMKSRVVARDNAARVFKTEVLEGDKVSGQLKSQAVEMKLEAAGDGACVAKLRVEYERLDGGGALSVEDQAALAAGYLDLLKMVEAYLVAHPAEYA is encoded by the coding sequence ATGGTCGTCGGCTGTGTCATCACCGAGCAGTGCGCCCTGGCGGTGTCGACAGAGCGGCTGTGGAAGGTGGTCTACTCCGGCGAGGACACGGCCGCCCTGCCCAAGGCCTGCGCAGGATTCATCGACACCGTGGACGTCGAGGGCGACGGCGGACCCGGCAGCGTCTTCACCATGACGCTCagcccggcggcggcggagctgtcAGGCTCGGGCGTGATGAAGAGCCGCGTGGTGGCACGCGACAACGCGGCCAGGGTGTTCAAGACAGAGGTGCTGGAGGGCGACAAGGTAAGTGGCCAGCTCAAGTCGCAGGCGGTCGAGATGAAGCTTGAGGCGGCAGGGGATGGTGCTTGCGTGGCGAAGCTCCGGGTAGAGTACGAGAGGCTGGACGGCGGTGGGGCGCTGTCGGTGGAGGACCAGGCGGCGCTCGCCGCCGGGTACCTCGACCTGCTCAAGATGGTCGAGGCATACCTGGTCGCCCATCCTGCCGAGTACGCCTAA